The sequence below is a genomic window from Macaca fascicularis isolate 582-1 chromosome 3, T2T-MFA8v1.1.
GACTTTTAGCATTACAATAGTTCCCTCCAGTGGAATCCTGTAACCCTAGAAAACCATGAATCTAGGAGTGCTGCTTGTAAATATCTGCTGACAAGTATTTTACTTTGTCCTTGAAAGTTATACAGGTCAGAAATTGTTACAAGCTACAAGGAAAATCTGGGAGTGAGCCAGCCAAGGAGAGAACCCAGTTTTCATGATTCTGTATTGCCCAGCCTATCACTTCCAATCTTTAAACAGAGCAAACACTTGACTTTTCTTCTCAGTTGTCACCCACATTTGTAACCCATAGCAGTCATGGCTGCAATGGCTAGCAGAGTCACAGTCTGGGCTGTAGAACAGAGTAATGTGCCCGGCGTGTGGAATGAAACCATCATTTTGGTGTCAGAGCCCAGTGCTCCAAACAGCTAAGTTAACTGGCCAGGCTCCAAGTGCAAGTGATAGCAACTGAAAGAAAAAGCAGCTGTCTGCAACATGAGGCCGGAGCAGCTGCCTATTCatctatttctgtttctgtacTCCTTTTCTACTTGGAGTCATTTTATTTAGGagaacaaaataatttatcaGAACTTGATGGAATGCCATATGCTAAACTGCAGAAAGACGAACCGGTTCTATGCCTATTCCCTAGGACTAAAGCAGAATGAGTCTAACTTGATGtgtaagctgggcatggtggctcatgtctgtaatcccagcactttgggaggccgaggccggtggataacctgaggtcaggagtttgagaccagcctggccaacatggcgaaaccccatctattaaaaaatacaaaattagccaggcatggtggcaggcacctgtaatcccagctacttgggaagctaaggcaggagaattgcttgaacccaggagacggaggttgtagtgagctgagatcgcaccattggactccagcctgagcaagaacgaaactccatctcagaaaacaaacaaacaaacaaacaaacccaaataaCTTGATGTATGGGAGCTGAAGGCAGGCAGGGTGCTAATTACAGGACCagcctctgctcctcctcctaTACACAGCAAGTGCTGCCCACACACAGGCAATGGCTTATCTCACCATGGAGTCCGTTTCAGCTGGCTGGCTAGACTGTTTGTGGGCCAAGAGGATGGTCagcactgctttccagcctggctCTACTGGGGCGCTGGCATCTGGTTCAGTTCCACCATTCTCCCTGCTTTCTTTGCCGAGTGTGATATTCACCCAAGGGCACCAGTCTCTATGCTGAGAGGTGGGATCAAAGAAGCTTCGGGAAGATGTGTcctgaggaaggagaaaaagaaatagcattCATGGGTAGACGCTAGGTAAGTTCAGGGAGACACTGCTACTAGTCATTAAGTCCAGAATCTCACAACTAACTATACTTCGAGTGTTTATGCTCTCCTTTAAACTTTGCCTATACATTTTCCtcgcattttctttattttttttcactcctTTTGTGTTAAACAAGCTACACTTTATCACAAGGGATAAGGGATacccaacccccaggccatggatAGGTACCAGgtcgcacagcaggaggtgagcagcaggcaggcaagcaaagcttcatctgaatttacagccgctccccatTGTTTGCATTACCacctgggctctgcctcctgtcagatcagcagtggcattagattctcacaggaacAGGAACCCTACTGTGAAGTGCACATGTGGGGGATCTAGACTTCGGGCTCCTTATGAGAGTCTGACACCTGATGTCTGTCACTgtttcccatcacccccagatgagatcatctagttgcaggaaaacaagctcagggttcccagtgattctatattatggtgagttgtataattatttcattatacattacaatataataataatagaaataaagtacacaatacaTGTAATGTGCTTacatcatcccaaaaccatcctccCAACCCTGGTCCGTGGAAAAATGGTCTTCCACGAAaacggtccctggtgccaaaaaggttggggaccactgccatATCAGGTTTGTCCCTGTATCACACTGCTGTTCCATTTGCCtgaaatatctattatttctCCAGAATCCACCCCAAAGGAGCAAAAAGGAGCAAAAAACATGACTGACATTTTTCCCCTTTGGTCACCCAACTTTAAACTTATTCACAGGGTCTACTTTTTGCACTGGACCATGGAAGGGCTCATGCCTGCTTCTCCGTGCTGCCCAGGGAAAGCCCAACATGCTGTTTCTGCTCAGCCACTGCTACATGCGCGGTGGACTCACCGAACTGCTGGAGGAGCAGAGGCGAGCTCGTTTGGCTTTCCGCAGAGGGCTAGATGGTACCTCCAGGCCAGGGGTGTCTCCTGTTCCCATGCTTCGGGTCACTGGGCGACTTCTGGTGGTGGGGCTAGCAGCCTCTGGCTCAGGACGGTCAACAGGACTGGAAGAGTCCCAGCTCCGAGTTCGAGAGACAATGGGACCAGGGCTCTTTTCAGCCTGAAGGAAAGGGGAGATAATGGAATTACACAAATGATATTAATGATACTTCTTTCTTtaatcttcttctttttgagacagaatctcgctttgtttccaaggctggagtgcagtgaggcgatcttggctcactacaacctctgcctcccaagttcaagtgattctcctgcctcagcctcccaagtagctgggattacaggcgcccaccaccacccctggctaatttttgcatttttggtagagacggggtttcaccatgttggctaggctggtctcgaactcctgacctcaagtgatccacctgcctcagtctcccaaagtgctgggattacaggcgtgagccaccgggtcTGGCTGAATTTAGCTTCTCCATTAGTGAACAGAAACACTACGTGATATTGTGACCAATGTAGTGGGAAGTGAAGCCTATCCACCTAAATTAATTTCCAACTTTCTAccaataatacttttttttttttttttttgagacggagtcttgctctgtcgccagggctggagtgcagtggccggatcttggctcactgcaagctccgcctcccgggtttacgccattctcctgcctcagcctcccgagtagctgggaccacaggcgcccgccacctcgcccagctagtttttttttttttgtattttttagtagagacggtgtttcaccgtgttagccaggatggtctcgatctcctgacctcgtgctccgcccgtctcggcctcccaaagtgctgggattacaggcttgagccaccgcgcccggccttttttttttttttttttttgagacggagacttgctctgtcgcctgggctggagtgcggtggccggatctcagctcactgcaagctccgcctcccgggttcacgccattctcctgcctcagccaccggagtagctgggactacaggcgcccgcctagttttctgtatttttttagtagagatggggtttcactgtgttagccaggatggtctcgatctcctgaccttgtgatccgcccgtctcggcctcccaaagtgctgggattacaggcttgagccaccgcgcccggcctaccaaTAACACTTTTGCCAAGAATGTTGTTTAAAAGTCCACCCCAAACAAGCTAAGTGCATACCTGCTCTGAGCCTGGGGAGAAAGTGGCATCCTGGCTCCGCGTCATCATCCTCCGAGGAGATTCAGGCACCAGAGGTAAGCGCTCTGGTCGCCCCTCAAGGCCTGGGATCGGGGAGCTGGTCAGGCCAAAGGATGCATCCAGGTCAGTCATGGATGATTCAATCTGCTGGAAGCCCCAGAGCCCCACCTTCCTCATACACTGCGAACATGTTATCAGGGAAAGCTGCATGGGTTCCAAAGAGGAACTAgataggaatgaaaaaaaaagagaattttctcaAAGTGTAACATTTCCAAATGACTAAGTGTAATGTCTCGCAAGTATGCTTTATCTCATCCAATTTCTGGAACAGTCCAGTGGACAGGGAACCATGGCCTGTCAGAGCCTCTGTGCTCCAATCTCAGGACCCCAGCTTCATACTTCATCATCTCTCATGTATTTCCCATAGAAAGACCTAGGGTTCTTATTG
It includes:
- the ZC3HC1 gene encoding zinc finger C3HC-type protein 1 isoform X4; the protein is MKGLPRKREAWTHKQRCAELKKALCTAHEKFCFWPDSPSPDRFGMLPLDEPAILVSEFLDRFQSLCHLDLQLPSLRPEDLKTMCLTEDKLSLLLHLLEDELDHRTDERKTTIKLGSDIQVHVTACILSVCGWACSSSLEPMQLSLITCSQCMRKVGLWGFQQIESSMTDLDASFGLTSSPIPGLEGRPERLPLVPESPRRMMTRSQDATFSPGSEQAEKSPGPIVSRTRSWDSSSPVDRPEPEAASPTTRSRPVTRSMGTGDTPGLEVPSSPLRKAKRARLCSSSSSDTSSRSFFDPTSQHRDWCPWVNITLGKESRENGGTEPDASAPVEPGWKAVLTILLAHKQSSQPAETDSMSLSEKSRKVFRIFRQWESLCSS
- the ZC3HC1 gene encoding zinc finger C3HC-type protein 1 isoform X6; amino-acid sequence: MRSSVSGQTAHPQCLTEDKLSLLLHLLEDELDHRTDERKTTIKLGSDIQVHVTACILSVCGWACSSSLEPMQLSLITCSQCMRKVGLWGFQQIESSMTDLDASFGLTSSPIPGLEGRPERLPLVPESPRRMMTRSQDATFSPGSEQAEKSPGPIVSRTRSWDSSSPVDRPEPEAASPTTRSRPVTRSMGTGDTPGLEVPSSPLRKAKRARLCSSSSSDTSSRSFFDPTSQHRDWCPWVNITLGKESRENGGTEPDASAPVEPGWKAVLTILLAHKQSSQPAETDSMSLSEKSRKVFRIFRQWESLCSS
- the ZC3HC1 gene encoding zinc finger C3HC-type protein 1 isoform X5, translated to MRSSVSGQTAHPQFTFSTDRFGMLPLDEPAILVSEFLDRFQSLCHLDLQLPSLRPEDLKTMCLTEDKLSLLLHLLEDELDHRTDERKTTIKLGSDIQVHVTACILSVCGWACSSSLEPMQLSLITCSQCMRKVGLWGFQQIESSMTDLDASFGLTSSPIPGLEGRPERLPLVPESPRRMMTRSQDATFSPGSEQAEKSPGPIVSRTRSWDSSSPVDRPEPEAASPTTRSRPVTRSMGTGDTPGLEVPSSPLRKAKRARLCSSSSSDTSSRSFFDPTSQHRDWCPWVNITLGKESRENGGTEPDASAPVEPGWKAVLTILLAHKQSSQPAETDSMSLSEKSRKVFRIFRQWESLCSS
- the ZC3HC1 gene encoding zinc finger C3HC-type protein 1 isoform X3; this encodes MQECREAVLHSPCILSDKQRCAELKKALCTAHEKFCFWPDSPSPDRFGMLPLDEPAILVSEFLDRFQSLCHLDLQLPSLRPEDLKTMCLTEDKLSLLLHLLEDELDHRTDERKTTIKLGSDIQVHVTACILSVCGWACSSSLEPMQLSLITCSQCMRKVGLWGFQQIESSMTDLDASFGLTSSPIPGLEGRPERLPLVPESPRRMMTRSQDATFSPGSEQAEKSPGPIVSRTRSWDSSSPVDRPEPEAASPTTRSRPVTRSMGTGDTPGLEVPSSPLRKAKRARLCSSSSSDTSSRSFFDPTSQHRDWCPWVNITLGKESRENGGTEPDASAPVEPGWKAVLTILLAHKQSSQPAETDSMSLSEKSRKVFRIFRQWESLCSS